From Aspergillus fumigatus Af293 chromosome 3, whole genome shotgun sequence, a single genomic window includes:
- a CDS encoding DUF3292 domain-containing protein, whose amino-acid sequence MSDAPGSLRAPEPISAGLDTSSRNDEKAQVDDLGPTDSHVLSQVKPEEEDRGLAQKAGVTNDVSDIGWGESDKIEERIVTGLSNEDLWMLIRRFNKQIYCVKAVPNPPLQRLDLNRAEDENFSPDKLRATLERFYTTVVIGLTSLVKHIARLRSWREPRRTAAFCAVYSVAWLLDFLVPTLFGTMLVLVVWPQSRKVLFPPAPLALVDKSTGGVQKPKAGVLGSHDSVTGAPEKYKGEAAEQEASNLIASVATVAVGSAAGKHDQGTPEDAPMESSVPDAMDIVSKTADAQAAAGGEVPADTHDKTRQPMKETVLNGANLAMRVLSDIIDTYERFGNALSPTPPFPASTPCLRLSSVLVAGFLGSLPTSSYVFVKLGTFLFGFVFFGDPVLQRFINYLNHAFPHWQKLLNLQNSLLKRVPTNAQLTLTLLRIGESNAAPLPPPPSSSLHKAPSRPAPIHHDQLALGASTEEISRAAAPEPKQDAAQEPHKDEEPKKKSLGARIVGFFKGTTATGIEAKLAVDRVRAQAGSTHAKNHVGILRKKGEETLPYGPVEFDARYKGKRGNVVIDSSKQPPLLYFTTDPTVIQGDYRLDSRKKGTVLFTIPVTEIQEMRKIGGMGWKGKLAAGWAVGCKEVVDGLVIIGEHPHDSYQLTAMSTRNELFNRLVAIDGQVWESF is encoded by the exons ATGTCTGATGCGCCAGGGTCCCTTCGTGCGCCAGAGCCTATATCGGCAGGGCTCGACACGAGTTCACGCAATGATGAAAAGGCACAAGTTGACGATCTTGGGCCAACTGACAGCCATGTCCTCTCTCAGGTAAAgcccgaggaagaggacagaGGACTGGCACAGAAAGCTGGAGTCACCAACGATGTCTCAGACATTGGATGGGGAGAATCTGACAAAATTGAGGAGAGGATTGTAACGGGGTTGTCGAATGAGGATCTCTGGATGCTAATCCGTCGGTTCAATAAG CAAATCTATTGCGTCAAAGCTGTTCCAAACCCCCCATTGCAGAGGCTAGACCTTAATCgggcagaagatgagaatTTCTCCCCAGATAAGCTGAGGGCTACCCTGGAAAGATTTTATACAACAGTGGTGATTGGCTTGACCAGTCTTGTTAAGCACATCGCTAGGCTTCGCTCATGGAGAGAGCCTCGGCGAACAGCAGCCTTTTGCGCA gtatactccgtagcctGGCTTTTGGATTTTCTCGTTCCCACACTCTTTGGTACGATGCTTGTTCTGGTTGTCTGGCCTCAATCTCGGAAGGTCCTGTTCCCTCCCGCACCTCTTGCCCTGGTCGACAAATCTACTGGTGGAGTACAGAAACCCAAAGCGGGAGTGCTCGGTTCCCATGACAGCGTGACGGGGGCTCCGGAGAAATATAAAGGTGAAGCCGCCGAACAAGAAGCAAGTAATCTAATCGCCAGCGTTGCCACGGTTGCTGTGGGAAGCGCTGCCGGCAAACATGATCAAGGCACACCCGAAGATGCTCCCATGGAATCGTCAGTCCCGGACGCGATGGATATCGTGTCCAAGACAGCCGATGCacaagctgctgctggtggaGAAGTGCCAGCCGATACTCACGACAAGACCAGGCAGCCTATGAAGGAGACGGTGCTGAACGGCGCAAATCTGGCAATGCGAGTCCTCAGTGATATCATTGATACTTACGAGAGGTTTGGAAA TGCTCTCTCACCAACGCCACCTTTTCCAGCCTCAACCCCTTGCCTTCGTCTATCCAGCGTGCTCGTGGCTGGATTTCTGGGGTCATTACCGACTTCAAGCTATGTGTTCGTCAAGTTGGGCACTTTCCTTTTTGGATTTGTCTTTTTTGGTGATCCAGTCCTTCAACGTTTCATCAACTATCTGAATCATGCATTCCCACATTGGCAAAAGCTTCTCAATTTGCAAAA TTCTCTCTTGAAGAGAGTCCCCACTAATGCTCAGCTTACCCTCACACTTCTTCGCATTGGTGAATCAAACGCCGCACCCTTACCGCCGCCCCCTTCAAGCTCTCTCCATAAAGCTCCGTCAAGGCCCGCTCCGATACACCACGATCAACTGGCATTGGGAGCCTCCACCGAGGAAATAAGCCGAGCCGCGGCACCTGAGCCGAAACAAGACGCAGCGCAAGAGCCTCACAAAGACGAAGAACCCAAGAAAAAGAGCCTTGGTGCCAGAATAGTCGGGTTTTTCAAGGGCACCACAGCGACGGGAATCGAGGCCAAGCTCGCCGTTGATCGGGTCCGCGCCCAAGCGGGATCAACTCATGCGAAGAATCATGTCGGTATCCTGCGCAAGAAAGGCGAAGAGACCTTGCCCTACGGCCCTGTAGAGTTCGACGCAAGATACAAGGGTAAACGAGGCAATGTGGTGATTGACTCCTCCAAGCAACCGCCGCTACTATACTTCACGACAGACCCGACTGTCATTCAGGGCGATTACAGGTTAGATAGTAGAAAGAAAGGCACAGTGCTCTTCACAATACCGGTCACTGAGATTCAGGAAATGCGCAAGATTGGCGGGATGGGGTGGAAGGGAAAATTAGCTGCTGGCTGGGCTGTTGGCTGCAAGGAAGTTGTGGATGGCTTGGTCATTATCGGGGAGCATCCGCACGATTCCTATCAGCTTACAGCGATGAGTACTCGGAACGAATTATTCAACCGCTTGGTTGCCATTGACGGACAGGTTTGGGAAAGCTTTTAA